A part of Apodemus sylvaticus chromosome 19, mApoSyl1.1, whole genome shotgun sequence genomic DNA contains:
- the LOC127669664 gene encoding keratin-associated protein 10-3-like isoform X1 — MAASTRSVCSDACTSSSWQVDDCPESCCEPCCCAPSCCQSSCCAPSCCVPCCAPSCCAPAPCLTLVCTPVSCVSSPCCQSSCCTPSCCQQSSCQPACCTCSPCQQPCSVTLCCQPVCCTPICSGSCCQQSSCQPSCCQPSCCAPVCCKPVCCTPICSGSSSCCQPSCCAPVCCKPVCCKPCSSVSLLCRPVCRPACCVPTSSCCASCCQPSCCRPASCVSLLCRPACSRQACCGQKSSC; from the coding sequence ATGGCCGCCTCCACCAGGTCCGTCTGCTCTGACGCTTGCACCAGCTCCTCCTGGCAGGTGGATgactgcccagagagctgctgtGAGCCCTGCTGCTGTGCCCCCAGCTGCTGCCAGTCCAGCTGCTGTGCCCCCAGCTGCTGTGTTCCTTGCTGTGCCCCAAGCTGCTGTGCCCCAGCCCCCTGCCTGACCCTCGTCTGCACCCCAGTGAGCTGTGTGTCCAGCCCCTGCTGCCAATCCTCCTGCTGCACACCCTCATGCTGCCAGCAGTCTagctgccagccagcttgctGCACCTGCTCCCCCTGCCAGCAGCCCTGCTCTGTGACCCTTTGCTGCCAGCCTGTCTGCTGCACCCCCATCTGCTCTGGATCATGCTGCCAGCAGTCTAGCTGCCAGCCCTCATGCTGCCAGCCCTCCTGCTGTGCGCCTGtctgctgcaagcctgtgtgctgcaCCCCCATCtgctctggctcctcctcctgctgccagccctcctgctgtgctcctgtgtgctgcaagcctgtgtgctgtaAGCCCTGCTCCAGTGTGTCCCTGCTGTGCCGCCCTGTGTGCAGACCTGCCTGCTGTGTGCCCACCTCCTCCTGCTGTGCCTcctgctgccagcccagctgctgtcGCCCAGCCTCCTGTGTGTCCCTGCTGTGCCGCCCTGCCTGCTCCAGACAGGCCTGCTGTGGCCAGAAGTCCAGCTGCTGA
- the LOC127669664 gene encoding keratin-associated protein 10-1-like isoform X2, with product MAASTRSVCSDACTSSSWQVDDCPESCCEPCCCAPTPCLTLVCTPVSCVSSPCCQSSCCTPSCCQQSSCQPACCTCSPCQQPCSVTLCCQPVCCTPICSGSCCQQSSCQPSCCQPSCCAPVCCKPVCCTPICSGSSSCCQPSCCAPVCCKPVCCKPCSSVSLLCRPVCRPACCVPTSSCCASCCQPSCCRPASCVSLLCRPACSRQACCGQKSSC from the exons ATGGCCGCCTCCACCAGGTCCGTCTGCTCTGACGCTTGCACCAGCTCCTCCTGGCAGGTGGATgactgcccagagagctgctgtGAGCCCTGCTGCTGTGCCCCCA CCCCCTGCCTGACCCTCGTCTGCACCCCAGTGAGCTGTGTGTCCAGCCCCTGCTGCCAATCCTCCTGCTGCACACCCTCATGCTGCCAGCAGTCTagctgccagccagcttgctGCACCTGCTCCCCCTGCCAGCAGCCCTGCTCTGTGACCCTTTGCTGCCAGCCTGTCTGCTGCACCCCCATCTGCTCTGGATCATGCTGCCAGCAGTCTAGCTGCCAGCCCTCATGCTGCCAGCCCTCCTGCTGTGCGCCTGtctgctgcaagcctgtgtgctgcaCCCCCATCtgctctggctcctcctcctgctgccagccctcctgctgtgctcctgtgtgctgcaagcctgtgtgctgtaAGCCCTGCTCCAGTGTGTCCCTGCTGTGCCGCCCTGTGTGCAGACCTGCCTGCTGTGTGCCCACCTCCTCCTGCTGTGCCTcctgctgccagcccagctgctgtcGCCCAGCCTCCTGTGTGTCCCTGCTGTGCCGCCCTGCCTGCTCCAGACAGGCCTGCTGTGGCCAGAAGTCCAGCTGCTGA